GGATTGGGCAGGGAATCGAATTCGATTACGCAACCGTCCATTCCGTCAAAGCCATCAAGGAAGCGGGTTACGAGGCCATCATCGTCAATAACAATCCTGAAACGGTCTCTACCGATTTCAGCATCTCGGATAAACTGTACTTTGAACCATTAACCATCGAGGATGTCATGAACATTATCAATCTTGAAAAACCGGTTGGAGCGGTCGTTCAATTCGGCGGGCAAACTGCGATAAACCTAGCTTCAAAGCTTGTTGACAGGGGAGTTAAAATTCTCGGAACAAGCCTAGAGGACCTAGATCGAGCAGAGGACCGCGACAAGTTTGAGCATGCACTATCCGACCTCCAAATCCCTCTTCCAAAGGGAAGCACAGCGAAATCAGTGGAAGAAGCAGCGTTGATTGCATCGGAAATTGGCTACCCAGTCCTTGTAAGACCATCCTATGTACTCGGCGGCAGGGCAATGGAGATTGTCTATAAGGAAGAAGAGCTCCTGCACTATATGAAAAACGCAGTGAAAGTCAATCCGGAATATCCTGTGCTGATCGATCGTTATCTGACTGGAAAAGAAGTGGAGGTCGATGCAATTTCCGATGGTGAGAACGTATTGATCCCGGGAATAATGGAGCATATCGAAAGAGCAGGTGTCCACTCGGGTGATTCAATCGGTGTGTATCCGCCTCAAAGCCTAAGTGAAGAAGTAAAACAAAAGCTTGTAAACTATACGATTGATCTGGCTAGAGGATTGAACATTGTCGGGCTGCTGAATATACAATATGTCATTGTGAATGAGGAAGTGTATGTGCTCGAAGTCAACCCTCGCTCCAGCCGTACGGTACCATTCCTGAGCAAAATCACGAATGTTCCGATGGCAAAGATTGCTACCAAGGTCATTCTTGGCCAGAGCCTGCCAGAACAAGGCTACGAAACAGGACTTGTTCCAGAGCAGCATGGAGTTTTTGTGAAGGTACCAGTATTCTCGTTTGAAAAATTACGCAGGGTGGACATCACCCTCGGACCGGAAATGAAGTCTACCGGGGAAGTTATGGGTAAAGATACAACACTGGAGAAAGCCCTGTACAAAGGAATGGTTGCAGCTGGTATGAAGTTCAAGGAGTTTGGCACAGTACTCCTCACAGTAGCAGATAAGGATAAAGAAGAAGCTCTGGCACTGGCGAAGAGATTCTCGAACATTGGCTATCAACTAATGGCGACAGAGGGGACAGCCAACTATCTTGAAAATGCCGGCATTAAGGTAAAGACAGTCGGAAAAATCGGTGCTCACGGACCGAACTTGATTGATGTGATCCGCAAGGGTGAGGCACAGATGGTCATCAATACGCTGACAAAAGGCAAGCAGCCAGAACGTGATGGATTTAGGATCCGCCGCGAATCTGTAGAAAATGGTGTACCATGCCTGACATCACTGGATACAGCAAAAGCGATTTTAAGAGTCATTGAATCTATGACATTTTCAGCAGATGCCCTAAAGCCTATGGAGCCAGCCGTAGAAGGTGTTCTCATATGATCAGGCAGGAAAACTGCAAAATAGTGAGCAATAGGCAGATTGCCAAAGACATCTTTGAACTGGTTCTTGAAGGTGAGCTTTCCGCTGAAATGAAACAGGCCGGACAATTCGTCCATGTAAAGGTGGCAGATGGATTTGACCCGCTTTTGCGCAGGCCGATCAGTATCGCTTCAATCAATGAGGGGTCGTACACGATAATTTACCGCAGGCAGGGAAAAGGAACTTCCCTGCTAGCCGGTAAGACAAAAGGCACGACAGTTGATGTACTAGGACCCCTAGGCAATGGTTTCCCAGTAGATGAAGCGAAACAAGGACAGACAGCTATCCTTGTCGGCGGCGGTGTTGGTGTTCCTCCGATGTATGAGCTGGCTAAGCAGCTGGCCCGTGGAGGAGTGAACGTTATAACCATTATCGGATTCCAATCAGCTCAAGATGTTTTTTACGAGAAAGAGCTGGCGGAATTTGGGGAAGTCTATGTGGCCACTGTAGATGGATCATATGGCAGGAAAGGGTTTGTCACTAATGTTCTTGATGTACTATGTCTCAAGGCAGACTTTCTCTTTGCTTGCGGTCCAACACCAATGTTGAGGGCACTTGAAAATAGAAATGATGCACGAAGAACCTATCTGTCACTTGAAGAGCGAATGGGATGCGGTATCGGTGCTTGCTTTGCATGTGTTTGCCATACAAAGGATGATCCACATGGCTTTTCCTATAAAAAGGTCTGCAGTGATGGGCCAGTTTTTCAAGCAGGGGAGGTTGTCATATGAGTTCGCTATCAATCCATCTGCCAGGGTTAAACCTGAAAAATCCAGTCATGCCAGCTTCAGGCTGCTTTGGCTTCGGCAGAGAGTTCGGCCAACTGTACGACTTGAGTCTCTTAGGGGCAATCATGGTAAAAGCTACGACCCCGGAATCGAGATTTGGAAATCCGACCCCGAGGGTTGCCGAGACACCAGGTGGGATGCTTAACGCCATCGGCTTGCAGAATCCAGGTCTCGAGAAGGTCTTCAATGAAGAACTGCCTTGGCTCGAGCAGTTTGATGTGCCAATCATTGCTAACATCGCTGGTTCAACAGAGGATGATTATGTAAAGGTAGCAGAACAACTGTCCAAGGCTCGAAATGTCCATGCGCTTGAATTGAACATTTCTTGTCCAAATGTCAAGACTGGCGGGATCGCATTCGGCACGGATCCCGATATGGCGAAGGCGCTGACCAGAAAGGTAAAAGAAGTGTCTGAAGTGCCTGTATATGTGAAGCTTTCTCCCAATGTATCCGACATTGTCAAGATCGCCAGGGCTGTTGAAGACGGAGGAGCGGATGGGATAACAATGATCAACACATTGCTGGGCATGAGAATTGACCTGGGAACAGCTCGGCCGATCCTTGCGAATAAAACCGGCGGCTTGTCAGGACCTTCCGTGAAGCCAGTCGCCATCAGGATGATTTATGAAGTCAGCCAGCATGTATCCATCCCGATCATCGGAATGGGAGGGATACAGTCAGCAGAAGATGTCATCGAGTTTTTCCTTGCCGGTGCCAGTGCGACAGCGGTCGGAACCCAGAATTTCGTCGATCCTTTTGTATGCCCCAAAATCATTGAAGAATTGCCTGAATGGCTTGCCAAGCTTGGTGCAGACCACATTACAGAACTAACGGGAAGGAGCTGGAAGAAGAATGAAAGACTCGCTTATTATCGCCCTTGATTTCCCGAACAAGGGTAAGGTGCTTGAGTTCCTTGAACCATTTGAAAATGAACAGCTTTTTGTGAAGGTAGGAATGGAGCTTTTTTATGGTGAGGGGCCGTCAATCATTGATGAGTTAAAGAAGCAGAATCATAAAATCTTCCTTGACCTGAAACTCCATGACATCCCTAATACTGTAAAAAGTGCTATGAAGGTGCTCGCAGGTTTGGGGTGCGACTTAGTCAATGTCCATGCCGCAGGGGGTTCGGAAATGATGGCAGCAGCAATCGAAGGACTTGATGCAGGCACTCCTCCAGGTCTTAAGCGTCCAGCTTGCATTGCAGTCACTCAACTGACAAGTACATCAGAAATCCAGGTCAATTCTGAACAGCTCATCAGGGTGTCGTTACAAGAGTCGGTAATGAATTATGCGACATTAGCGAAAAAGTCCGGTCTAGATGGAGTTGTCTGTTCCCCTCATGAAGCAAGGCTCATTCACAGCCAATTGGGTACAGAATTCTTGACAGTCACACCGGGTATCCGCCCGGTGGACAGCAGCTCGCAGGACCAGAAGCGTACGGCAACACCTGAATTTGCAAGAGAGCAAGGGATTTCAGCGATCGTCGTCGGCAGGCCGATTACCCGTGCTGCAAATCCACTTGAAAGCTATCTGAAGATTAAAAATGAATGGAAGGGTGTTTACCAATGAAAAGAGAAATAGCAGAAGCATTGCTGGAAATCGAAGCCGTTAGCCTTCAGCCTGACAATCCATTCACATGGTCTTCGGGAATGAAGTCACCGATCTACTGTGATAACAGACTCACGCTCTCTTATCCAGCTATCCGCAGAAAGGTAGCTGAAGGATTGAAAAGCTTGATTGTTGAGCATTTTCCGGATGCTGAGATAATCGCGGGAACAGCTACAGCCGGAATACCTCATGCTGCCTGGGTCAGCGAACTTCTTGATTTGCCGATGAGCTATGTTCGCTCTAAAGCAAAAGGGCACGGAAAAGGGAATCAAATAGAAGGTAAGGTGACGCAAGGACAAAAGGTCGTGGTTGTTGAAGATTTAATTTCAACCGGAGGCAGTGTTATTGAAGCAGTTGAGGCATTGCGAGAAGCAGGCTGTGAAGTACTTGGTGTTGTGTCAATTTTTACATATGAACTAGAAAAAGGGAAGCAGAAGCTGGATTCAGCAAATATCTCCGCACACTCACTGACTGACTTCACGACTCTTTCTAACCTGGCAGAGGAAAAAGGGCTCATCACGAAAGAAAGTCTTGATAGCCTTGCAGAATGGCGCAAAAATCCATCAGAATGGGGAACCGCCAAAAATATTTGATTGAAAGCAGCCTATTGGCTGCTTTTTGCATTTTAGTAAAATATGGTTAAATTATTAGCAGGGTGTGATAAAATAAAAAAGTGGAATTTTCAGATAATAACGAGGTGCTTATATGAAGAAAATAATCGGGATTATAGCAATCATGGCTGGTTTGAGTCTTTTAACTGCATTTGTGGTTCCGGGTTTAGCAGATATGCTTCAATCCAAAAAGGCTGCAAAACATGTTTTGGAAAATTTAAAAGAACAAAATTACGAAGCAGCGTTTGATGGGATTCATTTTTATGATGCTGCATCTGATTTATCTCCAACCATCCCCTATGAAGAAGCAAAAGAAGTTTGGAGTAAGCGAGTTCAGTCTTTAAAAGAGAAAGGCACTTATCTAGTTGACTATAGAAATCTTTATGTCGAGCTGGATGATACATACCCGATAGGAAGAGTTGATTTGGTGATGATGATCAATGGTAAGGAGAAATATATTAACGATGTATCACTTTGGTTTGGGTTTCAAGACAGAAAGTGGGGACTTGGAAATCTACACGACTTCATAAATACAGATCAAGAGGAAGATTGGCAAAAAGCCCTGAGCGGAAATGTTGCCAAACCTAAAGAATAATAATGAACGGAAGTGTATCCTGGAGTAGGGTACACTTTTTCTATCGGGGTAAATAAAAGAAATAAAGTTTAAGGGGAACCTGTTGGCATACAACTCAATAAGTATGTTTCAATATAATTATAAGCTTTGGGCAATTAGGCTAGGTAATATAAATTTTATATAGTAGGAGGAACAGACTCATGGAACAGGTTATACAGTTGCTGAAAAATATTGATAGCAGTCTCCACTACTATATTGATGAATATGGGGCAGCCATTTATATTATGTTGTTTTTGATTGTCTACTTTAAAACGGCTTTTGTTATCCTGACATTTTTGCCAGGCGATTCAATGGTCTTCGCGAGCGGTACTCTTGCGGCTACCGGAGATTTAGATTTTAAAATCTTGTTTATGCTTTTTACTGCTGCAACTATTTTGGGTGACAGCCAGAATTTCTTCATCGGTAAACAGCTTGGGAAGTTAAAATCCGAAAACCATTTTCTAAACCGCTTAACCTCAGATAAATCGATCGGCAAGGCGAGAGATTTCCTATCTGATTATGGCAGGGTGGCCATTACCGCTTCAAGATTTGTTCCACTCATGAGAACCTCTGTCCCATTTGTTTCAGGATATACTGGATATGAATATAGAACATTCTTAAGCTATAACATTATAGGGGGATTAATCTGGACAGCACTCTGGCTGACGGCAGGATTCATCCTCGGAAATATTTCATGGGTTGTGGAAAATTTATTTCTTACGTTAATGATTGTCTCTTCAACTGCATTCATTCCAGCTATCATAGGTTTTGTAAAACAGTATAAAAAGAAAAAAGAGGCAATTGCCTGATCTTTTGCACCGGAAAAAAACCCGTCAGCTAAAAAAACTGGCGGGTTGCTTAATGCTTATTTTTTTAATTTTAGAATCAAATCTTCGTCCGGAGTAACGTAAACAGTCTGTTGCTGTTCGTAAATGACAAATCCAGGCTTTGCTCCCGCTGGTTTCTTCACATGGCGGACTTTGGTGAAATCGACTGGGACAGAGCTTGAATTTCGTGCTTTGCTGAAATACGCTGCAATCTGTGCTGCTTCGAGAATGGTTTCTTCTGATGGCTCTTTGCTGCGGATAACCACATGCGACCCTGGAATATCCTTTGTGTGGAGCCATATTTCATCCCGGCCAGCCACCTTGTTTGTTAAATAATCATTCTGCTTATTATTTTTTCCGACGAGTATTTCTGTATCATCAGAGGATTGGTATTTTTCAAGCAGCGGCTTTACGTTTTGCTTATTTTTATTGCCTTTTTTCTTCCGGGCACGGATATATCCACCCTCAATCAATTCTTCCCTGATCTCTTCAATATCCTTTGGCGAAGCCGCCTCCACTTGCTGCAGTAGAGAATCGAAATAGGAGACCTCAGCTTTGGCTTTTTCGATTTGTTCTTTAACTATATTCACAGAGTTCTTTGCCTTTTGATATTTAGTGAAGTATCTTTGGGCATTTTCCGACGGTGTTTTCCGTGGCTCAAGCGGTATAGTGATTGAAGCTCCGTTTTCATCATAATAATTTACAACGGTTATTTCTTTCATTCCTTTTCTTGCCATAAAGATGTTGGCGGTCAGCAGCTCTCCATATAATTGATACTCCTCAGCCTTTTTCGCATCCTCAAGTGTCATCTCGAGCTTTTTAATCTTCTTTTCATTTTTCTCTTTTTCATTAGCAATCAGCCGCTCAAGGTCATTACCCTGCTGCTTGACGCGGTCTCGTTCTGCCTTGCCAAAATAAAAGCGATCGAGCAGGCTGCTCAGGGAATCAAAGGATTTTGCTTCTCCCTTCAAGTGCTCAAGCGGAATCAAGTAAAAAGCCTCTTTATTGCTGCCATTGGTAATGGAAGGCTTGTAATGATGTTCCTTTAGCTCATTTATCACTGAAAGGAAGGCACTTGGAATCGTCGTTCGGTTGGCAAGGCCTGCTTTAAAGACGATTTCCCTCGCCAGTACAGGCGACACTCCAGCAAAATGGGCAACTAGCTGCTTATCGATTTTGCCTGCATTAAAATCAATCAACCTTAAAACATCTTCTTCCTGTGCCTCGAAAGGATTCATTTTCTCTTGTTGAGGAGGCAAGACATACTCTTGCCCTGGCATGATGGCCCTGTGCGTATTTACGGCAAATGAAACGTGCTTGATGCTGTCGAGAATCATGTTCCGGTTTTTATCGATGAGGATGATGTTGCTGTGGCGTCCCATGATTTCAACAATCAATTGTTTATAGGAAATATCACCGATCTCATTTCGGCCTTTTACTTCAAAAATGATCATCCGGTCAAGACCGGCTTGTTTGATGTCCTCAATATAGAAGCCTTCAAGATGTTTGCGCAGGAGCATGCAGAACATTGGCGGTTCATTAGGGTTATCATATTGCTCGTTAGTAATTTGGACTCGTGCGTAGCTTGGGTGAGCAGACAGCAGGAGTTTGTGATTAACTCCGTTTGCCCTCACAGCCAGGATGATCTCATTTTTATAAGGCTGGTGAATTTTATTTATACGTCCCCCTTTTAGAAGAGAGGAAAGTTCGTTAGTGATGGCTCTTGTAAACAATCCGTCAAATGACATAAGTAATACATCCTTTACTATTTATCTGAAACCTTGTCGGGACTGACCAAGGCGCTTCCGCTTTTATAGTGTCCAGCTGCGGCTCCTAACTCCTCTAGACGTTTGTCTAGTGTCGCCTCCTAGAAACTCCGAAACTTCAACTCCGCCGGCAGAAGCAAAAAGCGCTTCTTTGTCGGAGTCTCCAGATTCTGCGTTTCTGGGCAGTCGGATATACTTTTCGATTTCGGTCCTGCCAATGAAGTCAAAGAACGACTTCACTGTCAGGTCCTCCAGCGCTTGTCGGAGTTGGGCAGTCGCCTCCGCTTTTCTCTATCCAGCTCCAGCACCTAGCCCCTCGAGTCGCTTCAGTCCGCCCAATGAAGTCAAAGAACGACTTCACTGGGCGGCCTTCCAGCGCTTGTCGGGACTGACCAAGGCGCTTCCGCTTTTATATCTAACATCTTATCATTTTTTTGGACAGGGCTGAATAAGCTTTCTTTAGAGTAGGACAAACAAGGAGGAAGTGTGATGGCCCCATGAAGTTCCATGAGATGAATGAAAATGAAATAGCTAGTGCCTTAAGAACAGATTTTACAGAAGGATTGGAAGAAAAGGAAGTAAAACGCAGACGTGAACAGCATGGATATAATGCATTGGCCGAGGGGGAGAAACAATCGGCCCTGCTTTTATTCTTCAGCCAGTTCAAGGATTTCATGGTCCTGGTGCTTCTTGCAGCGACGTTGATTTCAGGCTTGCTCGGTGAAATTGTCGATGCGATTGCCATCATAGCCATTGTTCTTGTAAATGGTATCCTGGGATTTTTCCAGGAAAGGAAGGCAGAAAAATCACTTGATGCCCTCAAAGAGCTTTCTGCTCCTCAAGTCCATGCATTGCGGGATGGTGAGTGGACAAAGATTCCTTCAAAGGAAGTCGTGCCTGGCGACATCCTTAAATTCACAAGTGGGGACAGGATTGGTGCGGATATCCGCTTGATCGAGTCCAGAAGTCTGGAAATTGAAGAATCAGCCTTAACTGGCGAGTCTGTACCGGTGCAAAAAAACACAAGTCCTCTGAGGATTCCAAATCCGGGACTGGGTGATATGGAAAATATGGCATTCATGGGCACAATGATCACTAGGGGAAGTGGAACTGGTGTGGTTGTGGCTACAGGAATGAAGACCGCAATGGGCCAGATTGCTGACCTGCTGCAAACAGCTGAAGCCCAGGAAACACCACTTCAGCGCAGGCTGGAACAATTAGGGAAAATCCTGATTACTGCCGCACTATTCTTAACCTTATTGGTTGTAGGAATTGGTGTGCTCCAAGGGCATGACCTTTATACGATGTTCCTAGCTGGTGTCAGTTTGGCAGTTGCTGCCATTCCTGAAGGACTGCCGGCAATCGTTACTGTTGCGCTTTCACTTGGTGTCCAGAGAATGATCAGGAAGAATGCCATCGTCAGAAAGCTTCCTGCAGTGGAGACACTGGGATGCGCCTCTGTCATATGTTCTGACAAAACGGGTACGATGACACAAAACAAAATGACCGTGACTCATCTGTGGAGCGGGAATAAAACCTGGACTGTCGATGGAGTCGGATACTCCCCGACAGGATTGTTCTTTCACAAAGAAAAAAGCATTGACCCGCACAGTGAAAAATCACTGCAGCAGCTGCTGACATTTGGCATGCTCTGTAATCACGCGGAAATGGTGGATAAAGATGGTGAGTACACAATTGACGGTGACCCTACTGAAGGAGCGCTCCTGGTTGCCGCAATGAAAGCAGGTTACAGGAGGGAAAGCCTGCTGGAACAGTTTGAAATTGTGAATGAGTTCCCTTTCGATTCTCAGCGTAAAATGATGAGTATGATCGTGAAAGATAAAATGGACCGGAAATTTGCCGTTGTAAAAGGTGCTCCGGATGTCCTGATTGGATTAAGTGATTCGATTCTTTGGGATGAAAGACAACAGGTTCTGACAAAGGACTTGACTGCTAAAGTCCAGGGAGCTATTGATGAGCTGGCCGGCAATGCATTAAGGACAATTGCAATTGCCTTCAAGCCAATTCCACAAAACAATGTAGTCCTTCATGAAAATGAAGCAGAAAAGGACCTTGTCTTCATCGGATTACAGGGGATGATCGACCCACCGCGGCCTGAAGTGAAAACAGCTGTAAAAGAATGCCGCGATGCAGGGATAAAAACAGTGATGATTACTGGTGACCATGTCATCACCGCGAAGGCGATTGCTAGACAGTTAGGTATATTGACCAAAGATAGCAAAGTTCTCGAAGGCAAGGCATTATCAGAGATGTCTGTATCCGAACTCGAGGATATCGTCGATGATGTCTCGGTTTTTGCGAGGGTTTCGCCTGAGCATAAGCTTAAAATCGTCAAGGCATTGCAAAATAGAGGTCACATCGTAGCCATGACAGGTGATGGCGTTAATGATGCGCCAGCCATAAAAGCTGCGGATATAGGAGTCGCGATGGGGATAACGGGTACAGATGTAGCCAAAGAAGCCTCTTCACTCGTACTCCTGGATGATAACTTCGCCACTATTAAAGCAGCCATTAAAGAAGGCCGGAATATCTATGAAAATATCAGGAAATTCATCAGGTACCTTTTGGCTTCCAATGTGGGAGAAATCTTGGTCATGCTGTTCGCGATGATCCTTGGCTTGCCGCTCCCTTTAGTGCCGATTCAAATCCTTTGGGTGAACCTTGTGACGGATGGACTGCCGGCGATGGCATTGGGGCTCGATCAGCCGGAGGAGAATGTGATGAAACGTGCACCGCGCCATCCAAAGGAAGGAGTATTTGCCCGCGGATTAGGCTGGAAAGTGGTCTCAAGAGGTTTCCTGATCGGATTAGTGACATTATTTGCGTTTATGATTGTGTATAATAGAGATCCAGATAACCTGGTATATGCTCAGACGATTGCGTTTACTACACTCGTTATGGCGCAGCTGATCCACGTATTCGACTGTCGGAGCGAAAAATCGATCTTCGCCCGCAACCCATTTGAAAACAAATATTTAGTTTGGGCTGTCATTTCATCATTGGTCATGGTCCTTGCAGTTATCTATTCACCAGTATTACAGCCTATATTCCATACTGTCCCAATACTGGCGATTGATTGGTTATTAATCATTGGCTTATCGGCAGTTCCTACATTTTTGCTTGCAGGAACATTTTTTGCAAGAAAAACAAAGAGAAATATGATATAATCCGTTAGGTAATAGAGAAGGCTCTATTGCCTTTCTTTTTTTTACTTAGACTCTTTCAAAGTTTTTCTCATCCAATGCGGAGTTAATTTTATGAATTTTGATATGTTCCTGGAATCCGATAACATAAGGAAAAGGAGCAGAGTCGATCATCATGAATTTAGAGATTACATAAACAACAAGCCTGTTCCACGGGTTTACAGGAAAACTCGACTTTTTTTGAAAGAATGGATGTGTCTGAAATGGTCGTCAGTATGACTGGTTTTGGAAGGAGCAGGACTGAATCAGAGAGGTTCAGTGTCACAGTCGAGGTAAAAACGGTCAATCATCGTTTCTGTGAATTTCATATTCGCATGCCAAGGCAGCTCCTGAAAACAGAAGAAAAAATAAAAAAGAAACTCGGCGAACACATAAAAAGAGGGAGAGTCGAAGTATTTGTAACTTTGGAGGGCGAAGGCATAGTAAGTCGAAGAGTACATATTGACTGGGAAGCCCTGGACGACTTAGTCCATCACATAACTGAAATCAAGAACAGGTACAGCATAACTGGGGATATTGAGCTCAGGGATATTGTCAGTAGGGAAGAAATTCTCCAAATTGAGGATACAGAAGCTGAAAACGAAGAACTTGAACTTCTCGTCCTTTCTGCCGTCGAGGATGCAGGCAAACAGCTGCTTCAAATGCGCACGCTTGAAGGGGCAGCTCTTGAAAAGGATATATTGCAGCATATCCTGCAGCTAAAAGAAAACATTTCAAGCGTAAGCAAGCTTGCACCGGATGTCATCTTGCAGTACCGGGACAGACTTAGTAAGAAAATGGCTGAATTGATGGAAAACCAGGCAGATGAGGACAGGATTCTAACTGAGGTTGCCTTTTTTGCCGATAAAGCTGATATCAGTGAAGAAATTGCCAGGCTAGAAAGCCATGTCAGTCAATTCAAGGAAATATTGAAGGGTGAAGAGCCTCTAGGCCGGAAACTTGACTTCCTGCTTCAGGAAATGAATCGAGAGGTCAACACGATCGGCTCCAAAGCAAACGATTCTCGAATCGCCAGGGAAGTTGTCGAGATGAAAAGTCTCCTTGAAAAGGTTAAGGAACAAGTACAAAATATAGAGTAGCGTTTAGAAAGGGTCTGGAAAGGCCAAAATAAATAACTGATGATTGGGGGACCATCATGGCAATTAAGCTTATAAATATAGGCTTCGGCAACATTGTTTCAGCTAACAGGATCATATCGATCGTAAGTCCTGAATCAGCTCCTATAAAACGGATCATCCAGGACGCTCGTGACCGTGGATCATTAATAGATGCGACATATGGAAGAAGGACGAGGGCTGTCATCGTCATGGACAGCGACCATGTCATTCTCTCTGCGGTTCAGCCAGAAACGGTAGCACACCGCCTGAATGACCGTGATGATATTATCGATGAAGGGTAGGACTTTTTAATGCAGGAAAAAGGATTGTTAATTGTTCTTTCAGGTCCATCAGGAGTTGGCAAAGGAACGGTCCGGAAAGAATTATTCTCCCAGCACGATACAGCATTTGAATATTCTGTGTCTGCAACAACAAGGCTG
This portion of the Mesobacillus sp. S13 genome encodes:
- a CDS encoding YicC/YloC family endoribonuclease, with product MVVSMTGFGRSRTESERFSVTVEVKTVNHRFCEFHIRMPRQLLKTEEKIKKKLGEHIKRGRVEVFVTLEGEGIVSRRVHIDWEALDDLVHHITEIKNRYSITGDIELRDIVSREEILQIEDTEAENEELELLVLSAVEDAGKQLLQMRTLEGAALEKDILQHILQLKENISSVSKLAPDVILQYRDRLSKKMAELMENQADEDRILTEVAFFADKADISEEIARLESHVSQFKEILKGEEPLGRKLDFLLQEMNREVNTIGSKANDSRIAREVVEMKSLLEKVKEQVQNIE
- a CDS encoding calcium-translocating P-type ATPase, SERCA-type — encoded protein: MKFHEMNENEIASALRTDFTEGLEEKEVKRRREQHGYNALAEGEKQSALLLFFSQFKDFMVLVLLAATLISGLLGEIVDAIAIIAIVLVNGILGFFQERKAEKSLDALKELSAPQVHALRDGEWTKIPSKEVVPGDILKFTSGDRIGADIRLIESRSLEIEESALTGESVPVQKNTSPLRIPNPGLGDMENMAFMGTMITRGSGTGVVVATGMKTAMGQIADLLQTAEAQETPLQRRLEQLGKILITAALFLTLLVVGIGVLQGHDLYTMFLAGVSLAVAAIPEGLPAIVTVALSLGVQRMIRKNAIVRKLPAVETLGCASVICSDKTGTMTQNKMTVTHLWSGNKTWTVDGVGYSPTGLFFHKEKSIDPHSEKSLQQLLTFGMLCNHAEMVDKDGEYTIDGDPTEGALLVAAMKAGYRRESLLEQFEIVNEFPFDSQRKMMSMIVKDKMDRKFAVVKGAPDVLIGLSDSILWDERQQVLTKDLTAKVQGAIDELAGNALRTIAIAFKPIPQNNVVLHENEAEKDLVFIGLQGMIDPPRPEVKTAVKECRDAGIKTVMITGDHVITAKAIARQLGILTKDSKVLEGKALSEMSVSELEDIVDDVSVFARVSPEHKLKIVKALQNRGHIVAMTGDGVNDAPAIKAADIGVAMGITGTDVAKEASSLVLLDDNFATIKAAIKEGRNIYENIRKFIRYLLASNVGEILVMLFAMILGLPLPLVPIQILWVNLVTDGLPAMALGLDQPEENVMKRAPRHPKEGVFARGLGWKVVSRGFLIGLVTLFAFMIVYNRDPDNLVYAQTIAFTTLVMAQLIHVFDCRSEKSIFARNPFENKYLVWAVISSLVMVLAVIYSPVLQPIFHTVPILAIDWLLIIGLSAVPTFLLAGTFFARKTKRNMI
- a CDS encoding NFACT family protein; the encoded protein is MSFDGLFTRAITNELSSLLKGGRINKIHQPYKNEIILAVRANGVNHKLLLSAHPSYARVQITNEQYDNPNEPPMFCMLLRKHLEGFYIEDIKQAGLDRMIIFEVKGRNEIGDISYKQLIVEIMGRHSNIILIDKNRNMILDSIKHVSFAVNTHRAIMPGQEYVLPPQQEKMNPFEAQEEDVLRLIDFNAGKIDKQLVAHFAGVSPVLAREIVFKAGLANRTTIPSAFLSVINELKEHHYKPSITNGSNKEAFYLIPLEHLKGEAKSFDSLSSLLDRFYFGKAERDRVKQQGNDLERLIANEKEKNEKKIKKLEMTLEDAKKAEEYQLYGELLTANIFMARKGMKEITVVNYYDENGASITIPLEPRKTPSENAQRYFTKYQKAKNSVNIVKEQIEKAKAEVSYFDSLLQQVEAASPKDIEEIREELIEGGYIRARKKKGNKNKQNVKPLLEKYQSSDDTEILVGKNNKQNDYLTNKVAGRDEIWLHTKDIPGSHVVIRSKEPSEETILEAAQIAAYFSKARNSSSVPVDFTKVRHVKKPAGAKPGFVIYEQQQTVYVTPDEDLILKLKK
- the pyrE gene encoding orotate phosphoribosyltransferase; translation: MKREIAEALLEIEAVSLQPDNPFTWSSGMKSPIYCDNRLTLSYPAIRRKVAEGLKSLIVEHFPDAEIIAGTATAGIPHAAWVSELLDLPMSYVRSKAKGHGKGNQIEGKVTQGQKVVVVEDLISTGGSVIEAVEALREAGCEVLGVVSIFTYELEKGKQKLDSANISAHSLTDFTTLSNLAEEKGLITKESLDSLAEWRKNPSEWGTAKNI
- a CDS encoding dihydroorotate dehydrogenase electron transfer subunit — translated: MIRQENCKIVSNRQIAKDIFELVLEGELSAEMKQAGQFVHVKVADGFDPLLRRPISIASINEGSYTIIYRRQGKGTSLLAGKTKGTTVDVLGPLGNGFPVDEAKQGQTAILVGGGVGVPPMYELAKQLARGGVNVITIIGFQSAQDVFYEKELAEFGEVYVATVDGSYGRKGFVTNVLDVLCLKADFLFACGPTPMLRALENRNDARRTYLSLEERMGCGIGACFACVCHTKDDPHGFSYKKVCSDGPVFQAGEVVI
- the pyrF gene encoding orotidine-5'-phosphate decarboxylase, whose product is MKDSLIIALDFPNKGKVLEFLEPFENEQLFVKVGMELFYGEGPSIIDELKKQNHKIFLDLKLHDIPNTVKSAMKVLAGLGCDLVNVHAAGGSEMMAAAIEGLDAGTPPGLKRPACIAVTQLTSTSEIQVNSEQLIRVSLQESVMNYATLAKKSGLDGVVCSPHEARLIHSQLGTEFLTVTPGIRPVDSSSQDQKRTATPEFAREQGISAIVVGRPITRAANPLESYLKIKNEWKGVYQ
- a CDS encoding dihydroorotate dehydrogenase; the encoded protein is MSSLSIHLPGLNLKNPVMPASGCFGFGREFGQLYDLSLLGAIMVKATTPESRFGNPTPRVAETPGGMLNAIGLQNPGLEKVFNEELPWLEQFDVPIIANIAGSTEDDYVKVAEQLSKARNVHALELNISCPNVKTGGIAFGTDPDMAKALTRKVKEVSEVPVYVKLSPNVSDIVKIARAVEDGGADGITMINTLLGMRIDLGTARPILANKTGGLSGPSVKPVAIRMIYEVSQHVSIPIIGMGGIQSAEDVIEFFLAGASATAVGTQNFVDPFVCPKIIEELPEWLAKLGADHITELTGRSWKKNERLAYYRP
- a CDS encoding DedA family protein, with amino-acid sequence MEQVIQLLKNIDSSLHYYIDEYGAAIYIMLFLIVYFKTAFVILTFLPGDSMVFASGTLAATGDLDFKILFMLFTAATILGDSQNFFIGKQLGKLKSENHFLNRLTSDKSIGKARDFLSDYGRVAITASRFVPLMRTSVPFVSGYTGYEYRTFLSYNIIGGLIWTALWLTAGFILGNISWVVENLFLTLMIVSSTAFIPAIIGFVKQYKKKKEAIA